In a genomic window of Chrysemys picta bellii isolate R12L10 chromosome 1, ASM1138683v2, whole genome shotgun sequence:
- the LOC135980872 gene encoding uncharacterized protein LOC135980872 — MQADNRKRAPAWTVREVLDLIALWGEDSVLAELRSKRRNAKTFEKISKGMMERGHNRDSDQCRVKVKELRQAYQKTKEANGRSGSEPRTCRFYAELHAVLGGAATTTPPVIVDSGSGIVSSATPEDSANGGEEEEEEDELAESTQHSVLPNSQDLFLTLTEVPSQPSQASIQDPDPMEGTSAAANSSSLPPPSRRLSQIRRHKKKTRDEMFSEIMESSRSDRAHLNEWKETVAKYRKEASEREDRRDQCEDRRDQCEERRDARDERWRQEDQRRQDATLGLLCEQTDMLRRLVELQERLLENRLPLQPLFHPPPSPCSVSSSPRRVRTRWGEAPYTFPFHPSRQPKQKAVIFLTFF, encoded by the exons atgcaggccgataatcgaaaaagagcaccagcatggaccgtacgggaggtactggatctgatcgctctatggggagaggattcagtgcttgcagaacttcgttctaaaagacgaaatgccaaaacttttgaaaaaatctccaagggcatgatggagagaggccacaatagggactcagatcagtgccgcgtgaaagtcaaggagctcagacaagcctatcaaaaaacaaaggaggcaaacggtcgctccgggtcagagccgcggacatgccgcttctacgccgagctgcatgcagttctagggggggctgccaccactaccccacctgtgatcgtggattccgggtcggggatagtctcatcagctacacctgaggattctgccaatgggggagaggaggaggaggaggaggatgagcttgcagagagcacacagcactccgttctccccaacagccaggatctttttctcaccctgactgaagtaccctcccaaccctcccaagccagtatccaagaccctgaccccatggaagggacctcag cagctgcaaattcctcaagcctccctcctccatcccgaaggctatcacagataaggcgtcatAAAAAGaaaacgcgagacgagatgttttcagaaattatggaatccagccgcagtgacagagctcatctgaatgagtggaaggaaacggttgcaaagtataggaaagaagccagtgaacgtgaggacaggagggaccaatgtgaggacaggagggaccaatgtgaggagaggagagacgctcgagatgagaggtggcggcaggaagatcagaggaggcaggatgcaacgctggggctgctgtgtgagcaaacagacatgcttcggcgtctggtggagcttcaggaacggctgctggaaaacagactgccgcttcagcccctgttccaccctcccccctccccatgttccgtatcctcctcacccagacgtgtaagaacgcggtggggggaggctccgtacaccttcccattccaccccagtagacagcccaagcaaaaggctgtcatttttttaacctttttttag